The nucleotide sequence GTAGCGCACACTGTGACTGGCGGCGTCCTCTGATGGATGGCTGGTGACGGCCAACGACGAGACGGGCGAGGCTGCGAGCACGGCCGCCGTCAAGACCGCGACACCAGCAGCGATTGTCTTACGCTTCATAGGTTGCTTCTCCTTCCACGAGGGCGAGCGGGGGGCGCGCGCTTGGGGCGAACCTAAACCCGTCCTCGTCGGGCGCAGATGAACCCACCTCTAACAGAGCGTGAATAACCGGCGATGGCTCTCGCGCCCTGATGCGCACGCTTCAGGGGTCGTCCCTCGGGCCTGAAATGGTGATCAACGCCAACACTTCGGCTGATCTTCAACGGTCGTTTGCCCGGAACGTCCCGCCGGTGGGCAGGGTGAGGGGCACTCGCCCGCTCTGAAAGGTCGTGGTCTGATGGTCAACGTCGATCGGCGCAGATTTCTCCAGCTGGCCGGTGGCACGGTAGGCGCCGCGGCGCTGAGCGCCATGTTCTCCGACAGCATCGCCCGCGCGGCGGCGATCCCCGCGAACCGTGCGACCGGGACCATCCGCGACGTCGAGCACATCGTGATCCTCATGCAGGAGAACCGCAGCTTCGACCACTACTTCGGCACGATGCGCGGCGTGCGGGGGTTCAGCGACCCGCACCCGGCGATGCTGCCCAGCGGTAAAAGCGTCTGGCACCAGTCGGACGGCCACGTCGAGACGCTGCCTTTCCGTCCCGACAAGGACAACCTGGCGCTGACCTTCATCGAGGACCTCGACCACAGCTGGGATCCGACCCATGCGATGTTCAACGGCGGCCGCTACGACCAGTGGATCCCGAACAAGACCACAACGGCCATGGCCCACCTGGAACGCAAAGACCTTCCGTTCCACTACGCGCTGGCCGATGCGTTCACCGTCTGCGACGCCTACCATTGTTCGCTGCTCGGCCCGACTGATCCCAACCGCTACTACATGTGGACCGGTTGGGTCGGCAACGATGGCAAGGGCGGTGGCCCCGTGATTGCCAACGACGAGATCGGTTATGACTGGACCACCTACCCCGAACGCCTGCAGAAGGCCGGTGTGGACTGGAAGATCTATCAGGACGAAGGGGCCGGACTGGACGCCGCCCACTTCTGGGGCTGGGGCAGCGACCCCTACATCGGCAACTACGGCGACAACTCGCTGCTGTATTTCCACCAGTACCAGAACGCCCCGGCCGACAGTCCGCTGGCCCAGCGCGCCCGGACCGGTACTGACGTCAAGGACGGTGGGGGCTTCTTCGACATCCTCACCGCTGACGTCACGAGCGGGAAGCTGCCGAGCGTCTCCTGGATCGTGGCCCCCGAGGCCTACACCGAGCACCCGGCGTGGCCCGGTGGCTACGGCGCCTGGTACACCGCCCAGGTCCTGAATGCGCTGACCAGCAACCCCGAGGTGTGGAGCAAGACCGCTCTGATCATCACCTTCGACGAGAACGACGGATTCTTCGACCACATGGTTCCCCCTTACCCCAACGTCGGCGGACTGGGCGGGCACTCCACGGTCTCCACGGCGAACGAGTTGTTCACGGGAACCGCGGGCACAGCCGGCGGAACCAACGGAACGGCCGGCCCGTACGGCCTGGGCGTGCGGGTTCCCATGCTGGTTGTCTCCCCGTGGAGCACGGGCGGCTGGGTCTGCTCAGAGACCTTCGACCACACGTCGCTGATCCGCTTCATCGAGGCTCGCCACGGCGTGCACGAGCCCAACATCACGCCCTGGCGCCGCACGGTCAGCGGAGACCTCACCTCGGCCTTCGACTTCGGTCGCACGGCCACCAAGGTGCCGAACCTGCCCGACACCTCCGCCTACAAGCCCACGGCCAGTGCGCCGCCGAGCTACCACCCGGTCCCGCCCACCCACGGTGCACTCCCCGTGCAGGAAGAGGGAATTCGCCCCTCGCGCGCTCTCGGCTACCAGCTGGCCGCGAACATCTCGGTCCTGGATTCCGCCCTGCGCCTGAAGCTGCGCAACCACGGCAGGCTCGGAGCCCACATCCAGGCCCGATCACTCACGATCCCCGGCGCCCCGTTCAGCTACACCATCGGCCGCGAGGACCACATCGCCGTCGACCTGCCCCACCCGGGTCAGTACGACCTCTCCCTGCACGGACCGAACGGCTTCTACCGTCGCTACGCCGGCACCCCGGACCTGAGCCTCGCCGTCGACGTCCTTGCTCGCGGACACTCCGCCCTGCAGCTCACGATGCGCCTGCACGGGCAAGCGCCCCGCCGGGTGCACGTCCGCCTCACCGACGCGTACGGCAAATCGCACACCGTCGAAGTCTCGGCCCACCGCCCCACCGTTCACATCGTGGAGACCAGCCACACTTACGGCTGGTATGACCTGACGATCACCACCCCGGCCGACCCGGCTTTCGCCTACCAACTGGCCGGCCGCCTCGAGACCGGGCGTCCATCGAGCAGCGACCCTCAGCTCGGCCGTGGCCGGCTCCGCTCCACGGTCGGCGGGAGCTGAGGGGATCCAGCGCTGATTTCTTCGCTGACCCATCCGGCGCTTATTGCGGCGGGGACGGACCTCCGGGCGGCCCGGGCAGCGTCACGTCACTCAGCGGTTTCCCGTCGTCGGTGACCCCAGTCATCGGGCAACGTCCGCTCTCGTGCACTCTCGTGCACTCTCGTGCCTGGTGGACCGATCAAAATCGGGCGATCACGCGTGCCGGATGCACGAGCCA is from Jatrophihabitans telluris and encodes:
- a CDS encoding phosphocholine-specific phospholipase C, which translates into the protein MVNVDRRRFLQLAGGTVGAAALSAMFSDSIARAAAIPANRATGTIRDVEHIVILMQENRSFDHYFGTMRGVRGFSDPHPAMLPSGKSVWHQSDGHVETLPFRPDKDNLALTFIEDLDHSWDPTHAMFNGGRYDQWIPNKTTTAMAHLERKDLPFHYALADAFTVCDAYHCSLLGPTDPNRYYMWTGWVGNDGKGGGPVIANDEIGYDWTTYPERLQKAGVDWKIYQDEGAGLDAAHFWGWGSDPYIGNYGDNSLLYFHQYQNAPADSPLAQRARTGTDVKDGGGFFDILTADVTSGKLPSVSWIVAPEAYTEHPAWPGGYGAWYTAQVLNALTSNPEVWSKTALIITFDENDGFFDHMVPPYPNVGGLGGHSTVSTANELFTGTAGTAGGTNGTAGPYGLGVRVPMLVVSPWSTGGWVCSETFDHTSLIRFIEARHGVHEPNITPWRRTVSGDLTSAFDFGRTATKVPNLPDTSAYKPTASAPPSYHPVPPTHGALPVQEEGIRPSRALGYQLAANISVLDSALRLKLRNHGRLGAHIQARSLTIPGAPFSYTIGREDHIAVDLPHPGQYDLSLHGPNGFYRRYAGTPDLSLAVDVLARGHSALQLTMRLHGQAPRRVHVRLTDAYGKSHTVEVSAHRPTVHIVETSHTYGWYDLTITTPADPAFAYQLAGRLETGRPSSSDPQLGRGRLRSTVGGS